In Pseudoalteromonas xiamenensis, the following are encoded in one genomic region:
- a CDS encoding DUF4212 domain-containing protein, which yields MAFKSEDDAKAYWSENLSLVFKLLAIWFLVSFGFGILLVDVLNEIRFFGFKLGFWFSQQGAIYTFVALIFVYAFKMNALDKKYGVDE from the coding sequence ATGGCTTTTAAAAGTGAAGATGACGCAAAAGCTTATTGGTCTGAGAACTTAAGTCTTGTATTCAAGTTACTTGCAATCTGGTTCTTGGTCTCATTTGGCTTTGGGATTTTGCTGGTTGATGTACTCAACGAAATCCGTTTCTTTGGATTTAAGTTAGGCTTCTGGTTCTCACAACAGGGCGCAATCTATACCTTCGTTGCTTTAATTTTTGTCTACGCGTTCAAAATGAATGCGCTTGATAAAAAATATGGCGTAGATGAATAA
- a CDS encoding DUF294 nucleotidyltransferase-like domain-containing protein, whose product MTSEIQDVFQFVSTQAPFNQLQESATRYFCSHLEVVYLSHENQQDWLKSDNPHLYLVRSGHFDLVNGKGELVTRLSQGDYFGFPSLLTGDMIQNRLEVQTAGLVYVLTQTHFDFLRREYKAFEQYFVRAHANRLLSSHYKQSSDSWSERKIAELMTRTAVTLLPSASIQEAAKTMSEARVSSIMITDDSALLGVVTDRDLRNRVLAAGVDPHEPVASIMTTKPKYIFENNRVFSALHLMLKHNIHHLPVLDEERKPLGMITSTDLLRQQKSDPVQLIGRLYKAESVAMLKRYAAEIPDLLKRFSNNIDDISLMGKLLSGLSDALTSRLIQLFQHERGDAPCQFAWICFGSQAREEQTLHSDQDNGLVLPNTLNEEQKVYFSEMGRYVCDHLHECGIIHCPGNIMASNPECRGSMVQWVTRFNKWITEPTPHAMLNCKIYFDIRFIDGNNDLYNDLVQGLTKIARNDLFYAAMATDINANSVPIGLFNQFKLEKSKTTSRFLDLKKRGVVIINDIARLYALKAGIKRSNTLERLDALAKFNLISKKDLFDLKDCWRFLTQLRLRTQINQEGLPGNCINPENLSSLERHQLKEAFYLIKQAQQACAFKFARGSL is encoded by the coding sequence ATGACAAGCGAAATACAAGACGTTTTTCAGTTTGTTTCAACTCAAGCACCGTTTAATCAATTGCAGGAATCCGCAACACGCTATTTCTGTTCTCACCTTGAAGTTGTTTATTTATCTCATGAAAATCAACAAGATTGGTTAAAATCAGACAACCCTCATTTATATCTTGTCCGATCTGGGCATTTTGATCTGGTGAATGGCAAAGGTGAATTAGTCACCCGTTTGTCACAAGGAGATTACTTCGGTTTCCCGTCCTTGCTGACAGGGGATATGATCCAAAATCGCTTGGAAGTGCAAACCGCAGGGCTTGTGTATGTATTAACTCAAACACATTTTGATTTTCTAAGGCGAGAGTACAAAGCATTTGAGCAGTACTTTGTAAGGGCACACGCAAATCGTTTGTTGTCCTCTCATTACAAGCAAAGTAGCGACAGTTGGTCTGAGCGCAAGATTGCGGAACTGATGACGCGCACAGCGGTAACTCTGCTCCCTTCGGCGAGTATCCAAGAAGCGGCAAAAACCATGAGTGAAGCACGGGTTTCTTCTATCATGATCACAGATGATTCGGCGTTGTTAGGCGTCGTCACCGACAGAGATCTCAGAAACCGTGTGTTAGCAGCGGGGGTCGATCCTCACGAACCTGTTGCATCGATCATGACTACCAAGCCAAAATACATATTTGAAAACAATCGCGTTTTTTCTGCGCTTCATTTGATGCTAAAACACAACATACATCATTTACCGGTACTGGATGAAGAGCGTAAACCGCTTGGAATGATCACAAGTACGGACTTACTGCGACAGCAAAAAAGCGATCCCGTGCAATTGATCGGTAGATTATACAAAGCGGAAAGCGTGGCCATGCTAAAACGTTACGCAGCCGAGATCCCTGACTTACTTAAACGCTTTTCCAATAACATCGACGATATCTCGCTTATGGGGAAATTACTCAGTGGACTTAGCGATGCATTGACATCGAGACTGATTCAATTGTTTCAGCACGAGCGGGGCGATGCACCTTGCCAATTTGCATGGATATGTTTTGGTTCTCAGGCCCGCGAAGAGCAGACATTGCACTCGGATCAAGATAACGGCTTAGTGCTTCCTAATACATTGAATGAAGAGCAAAAAGTTTATTTTAGTGAGATGGGTCGTTATGTCTGCGATCATCTTCACGAATGTGGAATTATCCATTGTCCGGGCAACATAATGGCGAGTAATCCCGAATGCCGAGGTTCGATGGTACAGTGGGTCACACGATTCAACAAATGGATCACAGAGCCAACACCACATGCAATGTTGAATTGCAAAATTTATTTTGATATTCGGTTTATTGATGGCAACAACGATCTATACAACGATCTTGTGCAAGGGTTAACGAAGATCGCACGTAACGATCTTTTCTACGCGGCGATGGCAACCGACATTAACGCAAATTCCGTTCCGATCGGATTGTTTAACCAATTTAAGCTGGAAAAGAGTAAAACCACCAGTCGTTTTCTTGATCTTAAAAAGCGTGGGGTTGTGATCATTAACGATATCGCGCGGTTGTACGCGTTAAAGGCTGGCATAAAACGTTCAAATACATTGGAGCGATTGGATGCGTTGGCGAAATTCAATTTAATCAGCAAAAAAGATCTGTTTGATCTCAAAGACTGCTGGCGATTTTTGACGCAATTGAGACTACGCACTCAGATCAATCAAGAAGGCCTTCCTGGCAATTGCATTAATCCAGAGAATTTGTCTTCTCTTGAGCGCCATCAACTCAAAGAAGCATTCTATTTAATCAAACAGGCCCAGCAAGCTTGCGCCTTTAAGTTTGCTCGAGGCAGTTTGTAA
- a CDS encoding 3'-5' exonuclease has protein sequence MVTHCIQFFSKWWHRQQIAKQQFIDSDFVVVDLELTGLDAKQHEVVSAAWLPITKQCIQLNDAVHIVNKEVKSLAQSPVFHGLCHNDVEQGIDLKSFTAQLAQAIEGKLVVFHHSHLDMAFIRELFKASGIHARPALILDTLSIERRRLLSQGHEIALDDLTLEQCRGSLWFTPVLEPPCFNGCTSHG, from the coding sequence ATGGTCACACATTGTATTCAATTTTTTTCCAAGTGGTGGCATCGGCAGCAAATAGCAAAACAACAATTCATTGATAGCGATTTCGTTGTCGTAGACTTAGAACTCACTGGGCTTGATGCAAAACAGCATGAAGTGGTGTCCGCGGCTTGGTTGCCGATTACGAAACAATGTATTCAACTGAATGACGCCGTACATATTGTCAATAAAGAGGTTAAGTCACTTGCGCAAAGTCCCGTTTTTCACGGTCTTTGCCACAATGACGTTGAGCAAGGTATCGATTTAAAGAGCTTTACAGCGCAACTTGCACAGGCAATCGAGGGGAAGCTGGTGGTGTTTCATCACAGTCATCTTGATATGGCATTTATTCGAGAATTATTTAAAGCGTCAGGGATACATGCACGGCCAGCATTGATCTTAGATACCTTATCGATTGAACGTCGTAGGTTATTATCTCAAGGCCATGAAATTGCTTTGGATGATTTAACGTTAGAGCAGTGCCGAGGCTCGTTATGGTTTACCCCTGTACTCGAGCCACCATGCTTTAACGGATGCACTAGCCACGGCTGA
- the epd gene encoding erythrose-4-phosphate dehydrogenase: MAIRVAINGFGRIGRNILRSLYETGRQSEIHIVAINELADPQGIAHLLKYDTSHGRFKFPVQLEENAILVAGDSIALFAEEEPVNLPWKELEIDVVLECTGVFHSRAHGEAHIQAGAKKVLYSQPADNDLDATIVFGINDDELKPSDTFVSNGSCTTNCIVPVIKVLDDAFGIESGAITTIHASMHDQQVIDAYHSDLRRTRAASQSIIPVDTKLARGIERILPKFEGRFEAIAVRVPTINVTAMDLSVTLNTDVTIEQVNKELMKAATGRLIGILSYTEEPLVSVDFNHDPHSCIIDGTQTRVSHKRLVKLLVWCDNEWGFANRMLDTTVAMMARTRY, from the coding sequence ATGGCTATTCGAGTCGCAATTAACGGATTTGGGCGTATCGGGCGTAACATCTTGCGTTCGTTATACGAGACAGGGCGACAGTCAGAAATCCACATCGTCGCAATTAACGAACTTGCTGACCCCCAAGGGATAGCTCACCTCCTCAAATATGATACCTCTCACGGTCGTTTTAAATTCCCAGTTCAACTAGAAGAAAATGCCATCTTGGTTGCAGGTGATAGCATTGCGTTGTTTGCTGAAGAAGAACCGGTTAACTTGCCATGGAAAGAGTTGGAAATAGATGTGGTGCTTGAATGCACTGGCGTCTTTCATTCGCGCGCGCATGGTGAGGCGCATATCCAAGCTGGCGCCAAGAAAGTGTTGTATTCGCAACCAGCCGATAATGATTTAGATGCCACGATCGTTTTTGGTATCAATGATGACGAACTAAAACCCAGCGATACGTTTGTGTCAAATGGCTCGTGTACGACAAATTGTATTGTTCCCGTGATTAAAGTATTGGACGATGCATTTGGTATTGAGTCGGGCGCAATCACCACAATTCATGCTTCGATGCACGATCAACAAGTAATAGATGCCTATCATTCAGATTTACGTCGTACTCGAGCAGCCAGCCAATCGATTATTCCTGTAGATACAAAGCTTGCACGAGGTATCGAGCGTATTTTACCTAAATTTGAAGGGCGCTTTGAGGCTATTGCCGTGCGTGTTCCTACAATTAACGTTACAGCGATGGATTTGAGTGTCACGCTTAATACGGATGTGACAATAGAGCAGGTCAATAAAGAACTGATGAAAGCGGCAACAGGCCGATTGATTGGGATCTTAAGTTACACTGAAGAGCCGCTGGTATCCGTTGATTTTAATCATGATCCGCATTCTTGTATCATCGATGGTACACAGACACGTGTAAGTCATAAAAGATTAGTAAAATTATTAGTGTGGTGCGACAACGAATGGGGATTTGCCAATCGTATGCTCGACACCACCGTGGCTATGATGGCCAGAACACGTTATTGA
- a CDS encoding phosphoglycerate kinase, with protein MSVIKMADLDLAGKRVLIRQDLNVPVKDGKVTSDARIRASLPTIQLALEKGAKVMVMSHLGRPTEGEYNPEFSMQPVVDYLNGVLSQSVRLEKDYLDGVEVADNEVVVFENVRFNVGEKKDDEVLSKRMAALCDVYVMDAFGTAHRAQASTHGVGLYAEIACAGPLLAAELDALGKALENPARPLVAIVGGSKVSTKLTVLESLSSVVDQLVTGGGIANTFIAAAGHPVGKSLYEADLIEEANKLTAAARSNGGDIPVPTDVVVGNEFSESAVATIKDVSEVTADDMIFDIGPDSANTLAKIIANAGTIVWNGPVGVFEFDQFGNGTQAIANAIANSNAFSIAGGGDTLAAIDKYGVADKISYISTGGGAFLEFLEGKQLPAVAMLESRAK; from the coding sequence ATGTCAGTCATTAAAATGGCAGATTTGGATTTAGCGGGAAAACGCGTTTTGATCCGACAGGATCTGAATGTGCCGGTTAAAGATGGCAAAGTCACTTCTGATGCGCGCATTCGTGCATCGCTTCCAACTATTCAACTTGCACTTGAAAAAGGTGCAAAAGTAATGGTGATGTCGCATTTAGGTCGCCCAACAGAAGGCGAGTACAACCCTGAATTTTCAATGCAACCTGTGGTTGATTATTTAAACGGTGTGCTTTCACAAAGCGTCCGTTTAGAGAAAGATTATTTAGATGGCGTGGAAGTGGCTGACAATGAAGTGGTTGTCTTTGAAAACGTACGTTTCAATGTCGGTGAAAAGAAAGACGATGAAGTCCTTTCCAAACGAATGGCGGCATTGTGTGACGTATACGTAATGGATGCGTTTGGTACCGCTCACCGTGCGCAAGCATCCACTCATGGCGTCGGATTGTATGCCGAAATCGCCTGCGCAGGTCCTTTGTTAGCAGCTGAACTTGATGCGCTTGGTAAGGCACTAGAAAACCCAGCTCGTCCGCTTGTGGCAATTGTTGGCGGTTCAAAAGTATCGACTAAACTTACGGTATTAGAATCTCTGTCTTCAGTTGTTGATCAGTTGGTGACAGGCGGTGGTATTGCAAACACCTTTATTGCTGCCGCGGGCCACCCGGTTGGCAAGTCTTTGTATGAAGCTGATTTAATTGAAGAAGCAAATAAGTTAACCGCTGCTGCACGTAGCAATGGTGGTGATATTCCAGTGCCAACCGATGTCGTTGTAGGAAATGAGTTTTCTGAAAGTGCGGTCGCAACAATTAAAGACGTCAGTGAAGTAACCGCAGATGACATGATCTTTGATATTGGCCCTGATTCTGCGAATACGCTTGCTAAGATCATCGCAAATGCAGGCACTATCGTATGGAATGGTCCGGTTGGTGTTTTCGAATTTGATCAATTTGGTAATGGCACACAAGCGATTGCCAATGCTATCGCAAATTCAAATGCGTTTAGTATTGCGGGTGGTGGTGACACATTGGCGGCTATTGACAAATATGGTGTTGCAGACAAGATTTCTTATATTTCGACGGGCGGTGGTGCCTTCCTTGAATTTTTAGAAGGAAAGCAATTACCTGCTGTAGCGATGTTAGAATCACGCGCAAAGTAA
- the fba gene encoding class II fructose-bisphosphate aldolase (catalyzes the reversible aldol condensation of dihydroxyacetonephosphate and glyceraldehyde 3-phosphate in the Calvin cycle, glycolysis, and/or gluconeogenesis), with protein MALISMRQLLDHAAEYGYGVPAFNVNNQEQMRAIMEAADRTNSPVIVQGSAGARKYAGAAFIRHMILAAVEEWPHIPVVMHQDHGTSPAVCQRSIQLGFSSVMMDGSLLSDGKTPSSYEYNVDVTRRTVEMAHACGVSVEGELGVLGSLETGQAGEEDGIGAEGTLSHDQLLTDPEEAADFVRKTGVDALAIACGTSHGAYKFTRPPTGDILAIDRIKEIHARIPNTHLVMHGSSSVPQEWLAVINEFGGEIPETYGVPVEQIVEGIKHGVRKVNIDTDLRLASTGAIRRHLAMNPSNFDPRKFLAEATTAMTDICIARYEAFGTAGQASKIKPLSLEQMFGLYEAGKLDPKIK; from the coding sequence ATGGCTTTAATCAGTATGCGCCAACTACTCGACCATGCGGCTGAGTATGGGTATGGTGTTCCAGCGTTTAACGTGAACAACCAAGAGCAAATGCGTGCAATCATGGAAGCGGCAGACCGAACTAACAGCCCTGTTATCGTACAAGGCTCTGCGGGTGCAAGAAAATACGCAGGAGCTGCGTTCATTCGTCACATGATTTTGGCTGCAGTTGAAGAATGGCCTCATATTCCAGTTGTAATGCATCAAGATCATGGTACATCGCCTGCGGTATGCCAACGCTCAATTCAACTGGGTTTCTCATCAGTAATGATGGATGGTTCTTTGCTTTCTGATGGTAAAACGCCTTCAAGCTACGAATACAATGTTGATGTAACACGTCGTACGGTAGAAATGGCACACGCTTGTGGTGTTTCGGTTGAAGGTGAACTTGGTGTACTAGGTTCTCTTGAAACTGGTCAAGCTGGTGAAGAAGATGGCATTGGTGCTGAAGGCACGCTTAGCCATGATCAACTCCTCACTGATCCAGAAGAAGCGGCGGATTTCGTTCGTAAAACAGGTGTAGATGCGCTAGCCATCGCGTGTGGTACATCTCATGGAGCGTACAAGTTCACACGCCCACCAACGGGTGACATCCTCGCGATTGACCGAATTAAAGAAATCCATGCGCGTATTCCGAATACCCATCTTGTAATGCACGGTTCTTCCTCAGTGCCGCAAGAGTGGTTGGCCGTTATCAATGAATTCGGTGGCGAAATTCCAGAAACGTACGGTGTGCCAGTTGAGCAAATCGTTGAAGGGATCAAACACGGTGTTCGCAAGGTAAACATTGATACCGATCTGCGTTTGGCATCAACAGGGGCTATCCGTCGTCACTTGGCAATGAATCCTTCTAATTTCGATCCTCGCAAGTTTTTAGCAGAAGCAACAACAGCAATGACAGATATCTGTATTGCTCGTTACGAAGCATTTGGTACTGCAGGACAAGCAAGCAAGATCAAGCCATTATCGCTTGAGCAAATGTTTGGATTGTATGAAGCAGGCAAACTTGATCCAAAGATCAAATAA
- a CDS encoding porin: MKNHLIFVAISTLLCSSPVLADDLVKLYGRANIGIQSKDDGTSSVVSAESYASRIGVKGNTKVSDSLEAFYVFEFEVKPTENENDGKTADNLSARSEYIGVKGAFGQFIVGRNDTPMKRSQNSADLMNDYTGDISSLMVGENRLGDTIQYSTPSLAHLQFEVSYIAKDNNKQNGDAGMSLAASYGDRKFKAMPFFVSVARDSKVAGQDVNRVTVQGKMGALTLSGMYQQSEKVDTDDKKDSYVVSASYKINDYNLLAQYQDSESEAGKMKDSGTGTSIGVERMMSKQVRMFLWYSQFELDNKPDQDHIAVGLRYDF, encoded by the coding sequence ATGAAAAACCATCTCATTTTCGTTGCTATATCAACGTTGCTCTGTTCCTCGCCAGTTTTGGCAGATGATCTAGTCAAATTGTATGGACGAGCTAACATCGGGATCCAGTCCAAAGATGATGGCACGTCGAGTGTCGTATCAGCTGAAAGTTATGCTTCCAGGATCGGCGTAAAAGGAAACACTAAAGTTTCGGATTCGCTTGAAGCGTTTTATGTCTTTGAATTTGAAGTAAAGCCAACTGAAAATGAAAACGATGGGAAAACCGCAGATAATCTAAGTGCGCGATCGGAATACATTGGTGTTAAAGGCGCGTTTGGCCAATTTATTGTTGGTCGAAATGATACGCCTATGAAACGTTCTCAAAACTCAGCGGATCTAATGAATGATTACACTGGGGATATCAGCAGTTTGATGGTTGGTGAAAATCGTTTAGGAGACACCATTCAATACTCAACGCCGTCGTTAGCACACTTGCAATTTGAAGTAAGTTATATTGCAAAAGACAACAACAAGCAAAACGGAGATGCAGGTATGTCGCTTGCCGCTTCCTATGGTGATCGCAAGTTTAAGGCTATGCCGTTTTTTGTGAGTGTGGCTCGAGACAGTAAAGTTGCAGGACAAGATGTAAATCGAGTCACCGTACAGGGGAAAATGGGCGCGTTAACATTAAGCGGGATGTATCAACAAAGTGAAAAAGTGGATACCGATGATAAGAAAGACAGCTACGTTGTGAGCGCGTCCTACAAGATCAACGATTATAATCTACTCGCTCAGTACCAAGACAGTGAAAGTGAAGCTGGAAAAATGAAAGACTCAGGCACAGGCACTTCCATTGGGGTTGAACGAATGATGTCAAAACAAGTACGTATGTTCCTTTGGTACTCTCAATTTGAACTAGATAACAAGCCAGATCAAGACCATATAGCAGTAGGGTTGCGCTACGATTTCTAG
- the phoB gene encoding phosphate regulon transcriptional regulator PhoB — MSRRVLVVDDEAPIREMLVFVLEQNGFQAIEAEDYDSAVAAMVEPYPDMVLLDWMLPGGSGIQLAKKFKQSEYTRQIPIIMLTARGEEEDKVRGLEVGADDYVTKPFSPKELMARIKAVIRRVSPTSLEEAIEVHGLRLDPVSHRVTSAGNELDMDSTEFRLLHFFMTHPERVYSREQLLDHVWGTNVYVEDRTVDVHIRRLRKAIAPLGHDRLVQTVRGAGYRFSSKL; from the coding sequence ATGTCACGTAGAGTACTTGTGGTGGATGACGAAGCACCAATCAGAGAGATGTTGGTCTTCGTCTTAGAACAGAATGGATTTCAGGCCATCGAAGCAGAGGACTATGACTCTGCGGTAGCTGCGATGGTCGAACCATACCCTGATATGGTTTTATTAGATTGGATGTTGCCAGGCGGCAGCGGTATTCAACTTGCTAAGAAATTTAAGCAAAGCGAATATACGCGACAAATTCCAATTATCATGCTGACCGCGCGTGGTGAAGAAGAAGACAAAGTGCGTGGACTTGAAGTTGGCGCAGATGACTATGTAACTAAGCCTTTTTCTCCAAAAGAGTTGATGGCACGTATTAAAGCCGTTATTCGCCGCGTATCACCCACGTCGCTTGAAGAGGCGATAGAAGTTCATGGTTTAAGATTAGATCCAGTATCTCACCGTGTGACTTCCGCTGGAAACGAATTAGACATGGACTCAACGGAATTCCGTTTGCTGCACTTCTTTATGACACACCCTGAACGTGTTTACAGCCGTGAACAGTTACTAGATCATGTATGGGGCACCAACGTTTATGTTGAAGACCGTACCGTTGACGTGCATATTCGTCGATTAAGAAAAGCGATTGCGCCGCTTGGGCATGACCGTTTAGTACAAACGGTACGTGGTGCGGGCTATCGTTTTTCAAGCAAACTTTAA
- the phoR gene encoding phosphate regulon sensor histidine kinase PhoR → MYKVVTKQALYKRLFLYFLPLVLIGLLIGAPFVLLFIGAFSLLLWHYHQLYRLSDWLLNQRSFNPPEGEGAWEQIFEGIYHLQHRNRKKRNELADLIRRFREGAEAVPDAVIVLQFDLSIVWCNQLALKVLGLQWPTDHGQRLDNLVRDPKFVRYMQTKQFDEPLELDMGLSGEHVLEFRVMPYAETQLMVVVRDITRLKQLEQMRKDFVANVSHELRTPLTVVTGYLEMMDADNMPPPAMWEKAHNTMIEQCKRMDSLVNQLLSLSRIEGARKQDKDKPIDVPKLLKIIETEANSLNQDKHHKIEFNIDASLDVRGAPDELRSAFSNLVFNAIHYTKPNGHIQVEWAEKNGLPYFAVTDNGDGIAPEHLHRLTERFYRVDKARSRKTGGSGLGLAITKHVLSRHDASLQIKSEVGKGSCFSFSLPQSKKVAIPKELS, encoded by the coding sequence ATGTACAAAGTGGTGACCAAACAGGCGTTATATAAGCGCCTGTTTTTGTATTTCCTACCGTTAGTTTTAATCGGGCTTTTAATTGGCGCGCCATTCGTGTTGCTATTTATTGGCGCATTCTCTTTGCTTCTGTGGCATTACCATCAGTTATATCGATTGAGCGATTGGCTTCTTAACCAACGCAGTTTTAATCCACCAGAAGGTGAAGGTGCGTGGGAACAAATCTTTGAAGGAATTTATCACCTTCAGCATCGTAATCGAAAAAAACGCAATGAGCTTGCGGATCTGATCCGCCGTTTTCGTGAAGGAGCGGAAGCCGTGCCTGATGCCGTGATCGTACTGCAATTCGATCTTAGTATTGTGTGGTGTAATCAGCTTGCGTTAAAGGTGCTCGGGTTGCAATGGCCAACCGACCATGGCCAACGACTAGATAATTTAGTGCGAGATCCAAAATTTGTTCGCTACATGCAAACTAAGCAATTCGATGAGCCGCTTGAATTGGATATGGGACTCTCGGGTGAGCACGTACTCGAATTCCGTGTAATGCCTTATGCCGAAACGCAACTGATGGTCGTCGTTAGGGATATTACGCGTCTAAAACAGCTTGAACAGATGCGGAAAGACTTTGTGGCAAATGTATCTCACGAATTACGTACCCCACTTACCGTTGTTACCGGTTATTTGGAAATGATGGATGCGGATAACATGCCACCACCGGCAATGTGGGAGAAAGCGCACAACACGATGATTGAGCAGTGCAAACGCATGGATAGCTTGGTTAATCAATTACTCTCGCTTTCGCGAATTGAAGGGGCGCGCAAACAGGATAAGGATAAACCAATAGATGTGCCCAAATTATTGAAGATCATCGAGACAGAAGCTAATTCACTCAATCAAGACAAGCATCATAAGATTGAATTTAATATTGATGCGAGTTTAGACGTACGAGGCGCGCCTGATGAACTTCGAAGTGCGTTTTCAAATCTCGTATTCAACGCAATTCATTATACAAAACCGAATGGCCATATACAGGTAGAGTGGGCAGAAAAGAACGGATTGCCTTATTTTGCTGTGACAGATAATGGTGACGGAATCGCGCCTGAACACTTACATCGGCTGACCGAACGTTTTTATCGTGTAGACAAAGCAAGGAGCAGAAAAACGGGAGGCTCCGGACTTGGTCTCGCTATTACGAAACATGTGCTGTCCCGTCATGATGCGTCATTACAAATTAAAAGCGAAGTTGGGAAAGGCTCCTGTTTTTCCTTTTCTTTGCCACAAAGCAAGAAAGTAGCTATACCTAAAGAGCTGTCATAA
- a CDS encoding PstS family phosphate ABC transporter substrate-binding protein has protein sequence MKFKNLVAAMGVAVTALVSTQTLAVDQTLPEYQKTSGISGNFSSVGSDTLANMMTFWAEEYKRIYPNVNIQIQAAGSSTAPPALTEATANFGPMSRKMKSKEIEAFEKRYGYKPTEIRVAIDALAVFVHKDNPIQGLRIDQLDAIFSSTRKCGADKEITRWGDVGLEGEWATKDIQLYGRNSVSGTYGYFKSKALCKGDFRNNVNEQPGSASVVQSISSSVNAIGYSGIGYKTSGVRTVPLAKQGDNFVDATLENVAQGKYPMSRFLYIYVNKHPNKPLSPIEAEFLKMVLSQEGQKIVEKDGYVPLSGKLAAAELQKLGLL, from the coding sequence ATGAAATTTAAAAACCTTGTTGCCGCGATGGGTGTGGCGGTTACTGCGCTAGTTTCAACTCAAACGTTAGCTGTTGATCAAACGCTACCGGAATATCAAAAAACATCTGGTATTTCAGGTAACTTCTCATCAGTTGGTTCTGACACATTGGCAAACATGATGACGTTCTGGGCAGAAGAATACAAACGTATCTATCCAAACGTAAACATTCAAATTCAGGCAGCAGGTTCTTCTACGGCTCCACCGGCGCTAACAGAAGCGACGGCAAACTTCGGCCCAATGAGCCGTAAAATGAAGTCAAAAGAAATCGAAGCTTTCGAAAAGCGCTACGGTTACAAGCCAACCGAAATTCGTGTTGCGATCGATGCTTTGGCAGTATTCGTTCATAAAGACAACCCAATTCAAGGTCTTCGTATTGACCAACTAGACGCTATTTTCTCGTCTACACGTAAGTGTGGTGCAGACAAAGAAATTACACGTTGGGGTGATGTCGGTCTAGAAGGTGAGTGGGCAACTAAAGATATTCAACTTTACGGTCGTAATTCTGTTTCTGGTACATATGGTTACTTTAAGTCTAAAGCGCTATGTAAAGGTGATTTCCGTAATAACGTGAACGAACAACCTGGTTCAGCGTCAGTAGTACAATCTATTTCATCTTCAGTGAATGCGATCGGCTATTCTGGTATCGGCTACAAAACATCGGGTGTACGTACAGTACCTCTTGCTAAGCAAGGTGATAACTTTGTCGATGCGACTCTAGAAAACGTTGCTCAAGGCAAGTACCCAATGTCACGTTTCCTATATATCTACGTGAACAAGCACCCAAATAAACCTTTATCACCAATTGAAGCTGAATTCTTGAAGATGGTTCTTTCTCAAGAAGGTCAGAAGATTGTTGAAAAAGATGGCTATGTTCCTCTTTCAGGTAAGTTGGCTGCTGCAGAACTACAGAAGTTAGGTCTGCTGTAA